The following are from one region of the Petrotoga miotherma DSM 10691 genome:
- a CDS encoding PspC domain-containing protein produces the protein MRKLYRSRENKILAGVCGGVGEYFQIDPVIIRLLWIVLSLVWGFGVILYIIAIFIIPPEPQENHYSDNFEETSENEPRHISHNLEDEDRKVVIGLFALLFIVIGLIILVSIITPSTFFFRNFIKIVISILLIGIGAYLISKSRTKK, from the coding sequence TTGAGAAAACTTTATCGTTCCAGAGAAAACAAAATTTTGGCTGGTGTTTGTGGAGGCGTAGGTGAGTATTTTCAAATAGACCCTGTCATCATACGACTGCTATGGATTGTATTAAGCCTAGTTTGGGGATTCGGGGTTATTTTGTATATAATCGCAATTTTTATAATCCCTCCCGAACCTCAAGAAAATCATTATTCTGATAATTTTGAAGAAACATCCGAAAACGAGCCTCGCCATATTTCACATAATCTAGAAGACGAAGACAGAAAAGTCGTTATAGGTTTGTTTGCATTACTATTTATCGTAATTGGGCTAATTATTTTGGTAAGTATAATAACTCCTTCGACATTCTTCTTTAGAAATTTTATCAAAATCGTGATAAGTATATTATTGATCGGAATTGGGGCATATTTGATTTCCAAATCAAGAACCAAAAAATAA
- a CDS encoding complex I 24 kDa subunit family protein: MEKYYEKELLEELHDIQETYGFISEEDILRISQKRDIPKAQLYGVISFYSMFHLEPTGKYIVRVCDSVSCRLNESTTLVKALKDYLKVEENETTKDKKFTLEVVECLGHCDEGPVMMVNDTYYTHLTVTKAIQILDSLE, translated from the coding sequence ATGGAAAAGTATTATGAAAAAGAACTCTTGGAAGAACTTCACGATATTCAAGAAACGTATGGATTCATCTCCGAAGAGGATATCTTGAGAATCTCGCAAAAAAGAGACATCCCAAAAGCTCAGTTGTACGGGGTGATCAGTTTTTATTCTATGTTCCATCTTGAACCAACGGGGAAATACATCGTACGTGTATGTGACAGTGTCTCATGTAGATTAAACGAGTCCACAACCTTAGTTAAAGCCTTGAAAGATTATCTCAAAGTTGAAGAAAATGAAACCACAAAAGACAAAAAATTCACCCTAGAGGTAGTTGAATGTTTGGGGCATTGTGATGAAGGCCCTGTTATGATGGTTAACGATACTTATTACACTCATCTAACTGTTACCAAGGCGATTCAAATACTCGATTCACTGGAATAG